Proteins found in one Loxodonta africana isolate mLoxAfr1 chromosome 21, mLoxAfr1.hap2, whole genome shotgun sequence genomic segment:
- the BEAN1 gene encoding protein BEAN1 isoform X1, with the protein MSRPQPPGPGRAAVETLLGDLISYYWEGAGDGRLRVCRQAALTHRAQQLLDRGGPLGLHLFEDMGPALGGCSWGDPSPAQDVCPKLVKALEFLELISVNLLLFPWRKEIRSLKTYTGSFAYWVQPVLSKHGLDTILGRLGYTATSEAEFLLAQPISKEDAKQMVFEIFLMRVASEAVVGTADKQVCELGRERLARPLCRCSSERGLGKPGNRIKGTQPGPGLGGSPQGPSEVAGSDRALAEGTEGQHSLPMLLILPEASTAPKGPCNNPPAPLGKQCHASTRSDSEEFVTCYSDLALHQTPLFHRDLLLSSLQGNQLQDPALAPRPLFGKVVAPSSSTGEQPLVTVPSQLYLTPGPQSPEAELEEATPVTDSISPSASSEIDKLCESLSHLFRPPTLAGHPGGFLGHGVEEKGQPEHHMGPEPARAQTVGELGSGSLPRCPHIYYSTPTLTTSPQGGWRRQCPLEDTTQATADCAAPRRCQGRHPD; encoded by the exons ATGAGCAGGCCCCAGCCCCCTGGCCCAGGCAGGGCTGCTGTGGAGACCCTCCTGGGCGACCTCATCAGCTACTACTGGGAGGGAGCAGGGGACGGCCGGCTCAGGGTTTGCAGGCAGGCAGCCCTTACCCACAGGGCCCAGCAGCTCCTGGACAGAGGGGGCCCTCTAGGGCTCCATCTATTTGAAGACATGGGCCCTGCGCTGGGGGGCTGCTCCTGGGGGGACCCCAGCCCTGCCCAGGACGTCTGCCCCAAGCTGGTGAAGGCACTAGAGTTCCTGGAGCTGATCTCTGTCAACCTGCTTCTGTTTCCCTGGAGGAAGGAAATCAGGTCCCTGAAG ACATACACTGGGAGCTTTGCCTACTGGGTGCAGCCTGTGCTTTCCAAACACGGTCTGGACACCATTCTGGGGAGGCTGGGCTACACAGCTACCTCTGAGGCCGAGTTTTTGCTGGCCCAGCCCATCAGCAAGGAGGATGCCAAGCAGATGGTGTTTGAGATCTTCCTGATGAGAGTCGCGTCTGAGGCTGTTGTTGGAACTGCGGACAAGCAGGTCTGTGAGCTGGGCAGAGAGAGACTTGCCAGGCCCCTCTGCAGGTGCAGCTCAGAAAGAGGGCTGGGGAAACCTGGCAACCGCATCAAGGGCACCCAGCCAGGCCCAGGCTTGGGGGGATCGCCGCAAGGCCCCTCGGAAGTGGCAGGGTCTGACAGGGCTCTGGCCGAGGGCACTGAAGGTCAGCATTCTCTGCCTATGCTTCTCATCCTGCCTGAGGCCTCAACAGCCCCCAAAGGTCCCTGCAACAATCCTCCGGCCCCCTTGGGCAAACAGTGCCATGCCAGCACTCGCTCAGATAGTGAGGAGTTCGTGACCTGCTACAGTGACCTTGCCCTGCACCAGACACCCCTGTTCCACAGGGACCTTCTCCTGAGCAGCCTACAGGGAAACCAACTCCAGGACCCAGCCCTGGCCCCCAGACCACTCTTCGGCAAGGTGGTCGCCCCCTCCAGTAGCACTGGAGAGCAGCCCCTGGTCACCGTCCCCAGTCAGCTCTACCTGACACCAGGACCCCAATCACCAGAAGCTGAGCTGGAGGAGGCCACCCCTGTAACGGACTCCATTTCTCCCAGTGCCTCCTCCGAGATAGACAAGCTCTGTGagagtctctcccacctctttaGACCCCCAACGCTAGCAGGTCATCCGGGGGGCTTCCTGGGCCATGGGGTTGAAGAGAAAGGACAACCAGAGCATCACATGGGGCCAGAGCCAGCTAGAGCACAGACAGTAGGGGAACTGGGCTCTGGAAGTCTTCCCAGGTGCCCTCACATATACTATAGCACCCCAACACTCACTACATCCCCCCAGGGGGGCTGGAGGCGCCAGTGCCCACTCGAGGATACCACCCAGGCAACAGCTGATTGTGCTGCCCCTAGACGGTGCCAGGGCAGACACCCTGACTGA